One Triplophysa dalaica isolate WHDGS20190420 chromosome 11, ASM1584641v1, whole genome shotgun sequence genomic window carries:
- the LOC130432272 gene encoding E3 ubiquitin/ISG15 ligase TRIM25-like isoform X2 gives MEESLFDAQNPLNCPICLDILHDPVTTSCGHSFCMNCIKKVWDREIQSGVCSCPNCRQTFNQRPTLNKSTVLADIVKGVKNAPIAGPGDEGCDVCRVRKRKAIKSCLVCLASYCQIHVKPHYASETFKKHKLVEPGLQQQICSQHHRALEIYCQDDRKCICVLCTGEKHRGHRTISAATEMVERQKELKIRRRNIKDNMTNRRKKMEEFGIAMNQHKFFALETVKETDKIFTEMINTIKERQAVVRAMVTTRMKQEVAQAKKHIQTLNTEIHQMQEEDDQLEPLLQTEDYNYFFQNNSFTSGLSLHTSPSKDVRKVVTFENVRKSVSELKTQLEEACVKHKDMISQTEL, from the exons ATGGAGGAATCATTGTTTGATGCTCAAAATCCTTTAAACTGTCCAATCTGTCTGGATATACTTCATGACCCAGTCACCACATCTTGTGGGCACAGTTTCTGTATGAACTGTATTAAGAAGGTCTGGGATCGGGAAATTCAGAGCGGAGTTTGCAGCTGCCCCAACTGCAGGCAAACCTTTAATCAAAGACCAACTCTTAACAAAAGTACAGTACTGGCTGATATTGTCAAGGGAGTGAAAAATGCCCCAATAGCTGGGCCTGGAGATGAGGGGTGTGATGTTTGCAGGGTACGAAAACGAAAAGCCATCAAGTCTTGTTTGGTGTGTTTGGCTTCTTACTGTCAAATTCACGTCAAGCCTCATTATGCGTCTGAAACATTCAAGAAACACAAGCTGGTGGAACCTGGTTTACAGCAGCAGATCTGCTCTCAACATCACAGAGCTCTGGAGATTTATTGTCAAGATGACCGGAAGTGCATCTGTGTGCTTTGTACCGGAGAAAAGCACAGGGGGCATAGAACAATATCAGCTGCTACTGAAATGGTAGAAAGACAG AAAGAGCTCAAAATAAGACGGAGGAATATCAAAGATAACATGACGAACAGACGGAAGAAAATGGAGGAGTTCGGGATAGCTATGAACCAACATAAG TTCTTTGCATTAGAAACAGTCAAGGAAACTGACAAAATTTTTACAGAGATGATCAACACAATCAAGGAAAGACAAGCTGTGGTACGAGCAATGGTCACAACTCGCATGAAGCAAGAAGTGGCTCAGGCTAAGAAGCACATACAGACGCTAAATACAGAGATCCATCAAATGCAGGAGGAAGATGATCAATTGGAGCCTCTTCTACAGACAGAGGATTACAATTATTTCTTCCAG AATAACTCTTTCACTTCTGGACTGTCTTTGCACACAAGCCCATCTAAGGATGTTAGAAAAGTCGtgacatttgaaaatgtaaggAAATCAGTTTCGGAGCTAAAAACGCAACTGGAAGAAGCATGTGTAAAGCATAAGGACATGATATCACAGACAG AATTGTAA
- the LOC130432272 gene encoding E3 ubiquitin/ISG15 ligase TRIM25-like isoform X1: MEESLFDAQNPLNCPICLDILHDPVTTSCGHSFCMNCIKKVWDREIQSGVCSCPNCRQTFNQRPTLNKSTVLADIVKGVKNAPIAGPGDEGCDVCRVRKRKAIKSCLVCLASYCQIHVKPHYASETFKKHKLVEPGLQQQICSQHHRALEIYCQDDRKCICVLCTGEKHRGHRTISAATEMVERQKELKIRRRNIKDNMTNRRKKMEEFGIAMNQHKFFALETVKETDKIFTEMINTIKERQAVVRAMVTTRMKQEVAQAKKHIQTLNTEIHQMQEEDDQLEPLLQTEDYNYFFQNNSFTSGLSLHTSPSKDVRKVVTFENVRKSVSELKTQLEEACVKHKDMISQTGEILHKNN, translated from the exons ATGGAGGAATCATTGTTTGATGCTCAAAATCCTTTAAACTGTCCAATCTGTCTGGATATACTTCATGACCCAGTCACCACATCTTGTGGGCACAGTTTCTGTATGAACTGTATTAAGAAGGTCTGGGATCGGGAAATTCAGAGCGGAGTTTGCAGCTGCCCCAACTGCAGGCAAACCTTTAATCAAAGACCAACTCTTAACAAAAGTACAGTACTGGCTGATATTGTCAAGGGAGTGAAAAATGCCCCAATAGCTGGGCCTGGAGATGAGGGGTGTGATGTTTGCAGGGTACGAAAACGAAAAGCCATCAAGTCTTGTTTGGTGTGTTTGGCTTCTTACTGTCAAATTCACGTCAAGCCTCATTATGCGTCTGAAACATTCAAGAAACACAAGCTGGTGGAACCTGGTTTACAGCAGCAGATCTGCTCTCAACATCACAGAGCTCTGGAGATTTATTGTCAAGATGACCGGAAGTGCATCTGTGTGCTTTGTACCGGAGAAAAGCACAGGGGGCATAGAACAATATCAGCTGCTACTGAAATGGTAGAAAGACAG AAAGAGCTCAAAATAAGACGGAGGAATATCAAAGATAACATGACGAACAGACGGAAGAAAATGGAGGAGTTCGGGATAGCTATGAACCAACATAAG TTCTTTGCATTAGAAACAGTCAAGGAAACTGACAAAATTTTTACAGAGATGATCAACACAATCAAGGAAAGACAAGCTGTGGTACGAGCAATGGTCACAACTCGCATGAAGCAAGAAGTGGCTCAGGCTAAGAAGCACATACAGACGCTAAATACAGAGATCCATCAAATGCAGGAGGAAGATGATCAATTGGAGCCTCTTCTACAGACAGAGGATTACAATTATTTCTTCCAG AATAACTCTTTCACTTCTGGACTGTCTTTGCACACAAGCCCATCTAAGGATGTTAGAAAAGTCGtgacatttgaaaatgtaaggAAATCAGTTTCGGAGCTAAAAACGCAACTGGAAGAAGCATGTGTAAAGCATAAGGACATGATATCACAGACAGGTGAAATATTACACAAGAACAATTGA